TTAGTTCTAGTCACCTCAGGATTTGCCCTAGTAGCACCAGTATAGGCCAATAATATATGACTAGCTTTTACAGACCCATTAGATTTTCGACCAATCATTTTAGAAATCTTATAAGAATCTCCATCTTTATATGGTCCGTAAATTTGGCCTACATTTAAACTCATAAGCGTATCTGCAACACTAGAAGGTAAATTCTTTTTAGCCTTATAAATGGTATCAAATTTAGTATCAGAATTCCTGTCTAAAAAAGCGGTCACATCAGTGGTGTTGCGAAACCCTTTTATAGTATCGTTACGATCTGTTTGATTATTGTATTCAACAGTATCCTCTAAAAGTTTAGTAATCGCATCTTTTATGGCCGACTCGTCAGCTGCTGAAGGTTTTTCCTCAAAATAAACATATTGTAAATCTCTTGCAGGATCTTGCTTATATTCTTCTTTATGGTCATTTACATAATCAGCAATTTCGCTTTTAGTTACCGTAATAGTACTATCCGCTATTGACGAATAGGGTACTCTTACGTACTTAATATCCATTTTCTCATTTGCCAACTTATAATCTAACTCTCCTTCTTTCAACGTTGCACCTACGCCAGACTTTACCATGTTAAAATAAGTCTGTTCTTTTGCTAACTGAATGATTTCATTTTCAGTTTGTAACCAAGCTTCATATTGAGCTGGGTTATTCACTTTCCAATCTGCAACAGTTTGTTTAAAGATATTAGGATCAAACTGCCCATTTTGATTTTGAAATTCAGGGTTTTGAGCATACCCGGTAGTACGCAGAAAATCAACAATTTGATCTTGCTCTATACCAATACCTAAATCTTCAAATTGCTCCCCTAGCACATACTTTCTAATTGTATTATCCCATACTTGGTTAACTACCTGCATAGATGAAGCTGTTGGACCAACTCTTCTTGAAGCGGTTTCAACTTCTTGTCTAAATTCATCTATAGAAATATCCTCTCCATTAATTTCCGCAACGGACGAACCTACTTTTTCACCTCCAAAATTGCTACTGGTAAAAACACCAGAAATAACAAATGCAAAAAGCGCTAAACCTATAATTAAGATCAACACCGTGGTGCGTTTTCTTATATTTTCTAATACTGCCATTCTAATTAACGTTTAAAATAATCGTTTGTGGTTATTGGGAGGCAAAACTACCATTTTTAATTGAAATAATAAAAACTAAAAAGCCTCCTATTTTAATGATTGATACATCGTTATTCTTCTGCCAAAAGTTCTACGGACACTAAATCTATTTTAGTATTGGAAACTTCTAACACCGTAAATTTATAGTGCTCTATAACAAGCTCTACTTCTTTATCTGGTATTTCGCCCAATGTATGTACCAAAAGCCCTCCTAAAGTCTCGAATTCGTCTGATACAGGTAAATTTAATTTGTAATTTTCGTTGATGTAATCTACTTCTAAACGAGCTGAAAAAAGAAAATTTCGATCATCAACCTGTTCTTCTCTTAAATCGGTAGTATCATGTTCATCTTCAATTTCACCAAAAAGTTCTTCTACAATATCCTCAACAGTAACCAAACCGGAAGTTCCACCATACTCATCTAATACAACGGCTATACTTTTACGCTTCTTCATTAGTGTATTTAGCACATCTTGTATCAACATAGTTTCTGGAACAAATTCTACGGGCAATAAAATACTTTTAATGGTCTTTGGTTTCTTAAACAATTCGTAAGAATGTATGTACCCTATAACATTATCTACGGTATCATTATAGACCAAAATTTTAGAATACCCCGTTTCGGTGAAAATTTTTGCTAAATTCTTCGGCGTTTCGTGCATTTCAACAGCCACTATTTCGGTTCTAGGCACCATTACCTCACGCGCTTTTACGGCGGCAAATTCCAAAGCATTCTGAAATATTTGAATTTCGGTATCGACCTCATCCTCAGCCTCTACAGTTTCCATTTGCTCCGTTATATAATCACCCAATTCTAATTTACTAAATGCCAACTGCACTTCGTCTCCAGAGGTTCTAAAGATATACTTCAGTATTAAATCTGAAATCCAAATGATAAAATCCGAAATAAATGAAAACAAAATGTAAAATAAAAACGCAGGTATTGCCAATAACTTCAATAAACTATTTGCATAAATCTGAAATAGAACCTTAGGCAGAAATTCTGCAGTAATTAATATTACAAATGTTGAAATTAGGGTTTGAGTTAAAAGACTAAATTCTGTAATCAAAATCTTTAAAATTGCATTTTCAGGTGCCATTCCTGTAAACCAATTCATAAGAATTTCACCCATAAACAAGCCATAGATAACCAATGCTATATTGTTACCTATTAACATGGTAGCTATAAACTTTGATGGTTTTTTTGTAAGCCTAGTAAGCACCATAGCTAAAAAACCATCTTGCTTTTTCTCTATTTCAATATGTATTTTATTTGCAGAAATAAATGCAATCTCCATTCCTGAAAAGAAAGCCGAAAAAATTAATGAGAGAATTATTATAATACCAGCTGTACCCACTATTGGTTTTTATTATCACGCTTTCGCTGTTCAAATTTTTTCCTATAATTTCTTCTAAATAAAAACATGCCTAAAGAGACTGCCGCAAAGAAGAAGTAAAAATATACCTTACTGTCTTCTGAACTCCAATCAGAATTCCAATCTGTAAAAATTTTATAAATTGAAAAACCTGCTACTATAACATATATATACTCGGTATACCTTAAAATATTAATCATTTTCTTCTTCTTTATCTTCTTTTATCATCATTAGACCATACGTTTTGTGTGCATTTAAAAACTTAAGGTCTCTTTGAATATCCATACCTTCACCATCCATTACAGTACCATCATCTGGATTGGTAAAGGTAAACTTCTCTTGTGTAAATGCCCATTGATTATCACGATCATAATACAATTGGGTGGTTTCTAATTTTTTACCATCATCACCCATTATGCGCACATTACCTTGCAAATCTACAATAGAAGTAGCGGAATACAATACTCCATAATCTGCCTCTATCGTAGTTTTTTCATTTTTTTCATTAAACATTTCCACCAGCAAACCTTCTGGAAATGTTTGATATGGAAAAGAAAGTTGGTCAAAATCATTACGAATAGGCCCCGACAATATCGCCAAAACCTTAGAAGACCCAACATCTTCCGCATCTAATTTATCTGGTGTTTCAGTATAGGTAAGCACAAAATCCTCTACTACTCCACGAGGGTAAATTTTCTTAGCAGCCTCATCGCCTACTCGCTTATAATTATCGTTACAAGATAAAAAAAGCATTGCCGTGGTACATACCATGGCAATGCTTTTGTAATTAAAGATTTGTATCATTTTTACTATAACGATGGCACTTTTACACTACCACCAGCCCAACAAGAAAAAGAAACTGTTTTGCCAGCCATACCTGAACTGAATATCATTTCTTTAGATGGTGCTTTTGCACTATAGCTATTTGCAGCTTGACTTGCAGAACCACTCAAAGAAGGATCTACTCTTCCCGCTTGTCTAGCCATATCCGCTGCTTTCCAGTAAATAGCTCTTTTTTCGAAAGGAGTGCTTCCACAATCGTTGGCACTCGTAGCATAAAGATTAGCAATCAACAAATAAGCACGACCGTTTGCAGGGTTTGCATCAATAGCTTTCTGTGCATAACTACGAGCAGTAGACTTGCTACCTTTTCTTTTGTTGATGACAGCAACTTTATAAGCTATCTTAGATTTTTTGTCATTATCGGTCTCCAAAGACAATGCTTTATCGAAATCTGCAAGTGCTGCTTGCGTATCACCGTTTTTCATTTTTAAAGTTCCACCATATACATATGCATCAGCAGATGGATCTAGTTTTAATTGAGCTTCAAATAATTTCTGGAACATTGGATCATCTGTACATTCTTTATTGAACATAAGTCCTACCGCTCTTTTTACCCAAACAACATCACCTTTTTTCTCCTCAAAACTCTTTTCATATAAAGGAATAAGATTTCCACAATCCGCCAAAGGACCTAATTTAGAATCTATACTACCTGCAATCTTACCATAAACCTCAGAATAAGAATTGTAAGATTTTAAACGAGATTTTTCTTTTGAAGTCAATGTACCCGCCTCTTCTTTAGGAAGCAACTTTGCTATTTGACCTGTTAATTTTTCGTTTTCGCCTTCTATTTTTTCGGTTACAGCATCATATACATCAAATACTTCTTGCAAATCTTTTGAACCTGCCTTATTTAGGTCCACCAAACTTGAAAAATA
The genomic region above belongs to Maribacter hydrothermalis and contains:
- a CDS encoding hemolysin family protein; its protein translation is MGTAGIIIILSLIFSAFFSGMEIAFISANKIHIEIEKKQDGFLAMVLTRLTKKPSKFIATMLIGNNIALVIYGLFMGEILMNWFTGMAPENAILKILITEFSLLTQTLISTFVILITAEFLPKVLFQIYANSLLKLLAIPAFLFYILFSFISDFIIWISDLILKYIFRTSGDEVQLAFSKLELGDYITEQMETVEAEDEVDTEIQIFQNALEFAAVKAREVMVPRTEIVAVEMHETPKNLAKIFTETGYSKILVYNDTVDNVIGYIHSYELFKKPKTIKSILLPVEFVPETMLIQDVLNTLMKKRKSIAVVLDEYGGTSGLVTVEDIVEELFGEIEDEHDTTDLREEQVDDRNFLFSARLEVDYINENYKLNLPVSDEFETLGGLLVHTLGEIPDKEVELVIEHYKFTVLEVSNTKIDLVSVELLAEE
- the lptC gene encoding LPS export ABC transporter periplasmic protein LptC codes for the protein MIQIFNYKSIAMVCTTAMLFLSCNDNYKRVGDEAAKKIYPRGVVEDFVLTYTETPDKLDAEDVGSSKVLAILSGPIRNDFDQLSFPYQTFPEGLLVEMFNEKNEKTTIEADYGVLYSATSIVDLQGNVRIMGDDGKKLETTQLYYDRDNQWAFTQEKFTFTNPDDGTVMDGEGMDIQRDLKFLNAHKTYGLMMIKEDKEEEND
- a CDS encoding peptidylprolyl isomerase, with amino-acid sequence MAVLENIRKRTTVLILIIGLALFAFVISGVFTSSNFGGEKVGSSVAEINGEDISIDEFRQEVETASRRVGPTASSMQVVNQVWDNTIRKYVLGEQFEDLGIGIEQDQIVDFLRTTGYAQNPEFQNQNGQFDPNIFKQTVADWKVNNPAQYEAWLQTENEIIQLAKEQTYFNMVKSGVGATLKEGELDYKLANEKMDIKYVRVPYSSIADSTITVTKSEIADYVNDHKEEYKQDPARDLQYVYFEEKPSAADESAIKDAITKLLEDTVEYNNQTDRNDTIKGFRNTTDVTAFLDRNSDTKFDTIYKAKKNLPSSVADTLMSLNVGQIYGPYKDGDSYKISKMIGRKSNGSVKASHILLAYTGATRANPEVTRTKEEAEAKAKELLKEAKKSGVVFSELARDNSDGPSAPQGGDLGYFQRGVMVPKFNDFAFNNDVDAIGLVETDFGFHVIKIDDKEDVVQIATVSREIVASEETINTLFTKATKFEMETTDDESAFSTLAKKDEYVVRPVNKIKALDENLPGLTNQRNIVQWAFNGDTEVGDIKRFNINNGYAVVQLTGIYTEGVMSAEDASVLVLPLIRRERKAAQIMAANKGKDMSTIASDNNVTVSNASALTVKSPTIPGAGSEPVVVGTAYGMAAGATSGLIEGNTGIFKIEIVKKTEAPKLDNYSVYANGLKTAAAGRVNTSVYNALKDAAKIEDKRATFY
- a CDS encoding tetratricopeptide repeat protein — encoded protein: MKSKLYFTAIMFLGMMGVSNAQAQNPECMTNLSIFSEHAKVKNYEAAYEPWKMVYETCPQLNNAIYVYGERILNDKIEKASAADKGKFVNELMGLYDNKLKHFASKTSIGETMVDKAMVKYDNKMADDAEMYGMLSDAFTKDQANFKNPKALYIYFSSLVDLNKAGSKDLQEVFDVYDAVTEKIEGENEKLTGQIAKLLPKEEAGTLTSKEKSRLKSYNSYSEVYGKIAGSIDSKLGPLADCGNLIPLYEKSFEEKKGDVVWVKRAVGLMFNKECTDDPMFQKLFEAQLKLDPSADAYVYGGTLKMKNGDTQAALADFDKALSLETDNDKKSKIAYKVAVINKRKGSKSTARSYAQKAIDANPANGRAYLLIANLYATSANDCGSTPFEKRAIYWKAADMARQAGRVDPSLSGSASQAANSYSAKAPSKEMIFSSGMAGKTVSFSCWAGGSVKVPSL